A genomic region of Dermacentor andersoni chromosome 9, qqDerAnde1_hic_scaffold, whole genome shotgun sequence contains the following coding sequences:
- the LOC126528586 gene encoding uncharacterized protein isoform X1, translating into MHIVKEEPPAVPATVEEEFEAATGSDSSQTASSRRDLECIGESAPSYECEMCHKVFNTDQRLLQHSVAHGREWKFWCSICGASFARSEDLLEHGSTHVDKQQHCCLICHRSFYHAGLLRKHVWCHTAVHDEFEAPTGSDSSQIASSRRDLECVGESDHRYECEMCHKVFNTDQRLLQHSVAHGREWKFWCSICGASFARSEDLLGHGSTHVDKQQHRCLICHRSFYHAGLLREHVWCHTKQLTFYCHLCPMVFPVRQQLLDHLRNHDRRAPFACDQCDATFIFEVELMKHKKRHKEVRRQKCPECNKAFLRKCHLAKHRKIHTEEWPFRCNICTRKFTRQTHLAAHMRKHGDKTDVQPSNS; encoded by the exons ATGCACATCGTTAAGGAGGAGCCGCCAGCTGTTCCAGCTACTGTTGaagaagagtttgaagcagctaCCGGGAGCGACAGTTCGCAGACGGCAAGCAGTCGCCGAGACCTTGAATGCATCGGGGAAAGTGCCCCTAGCTATGAATGCGAGATGTGCCACAAGGTCTTCAACACTGATCAACGCCTGCTCCAGCACTCCGTAGCGCATGGGCGCGAGTGGAAGTTCTGGTGCAGTATCTGCGGGGCCAGCTTTGCACGAAGCGAAGATCTGTTGGAGCATGGGAGTACGCACGTCGACAAGCAGCAGCATTGCTGTTTGATCTGCCACAGGTCCTTCTATCATGCGGGCCTCCTTCGAAAACATGTCTGGTGTCACACTGCTGTTCATGATGAGTTTGAAGCGCCTACCGGGAGCGACAGTTCGCAGATAGCAAGCAGCCGTCGAGACCTTGAATGTGTTGGGGAAAGTGACCATCGCTATGAATGCGAGATGTGCCACAAGGTCTTCAACACTGATCAACGCTTGCTCCAGCACTCCGTAGCGCATGGGCGGGAGTGGAAGTTCTGGTGCAGTATCTGCGGGGCCAGCTTTGCACGAAGCGAAGATCTGTTGGGGCACGGGAGCACGCACGTCGACAAGCAGCAGCACCGCTGTTTGATCTGCCACAGGTCCTTCTACCATGCAGGCCTGCTTCGAGAGCATGTCTGGTGTCACACTAAGCAGCTGACATTCTACTGCCACCTGTGCCCCATGGT GTTTCCCGTGCGGCAGCAGCTGTTAGATCACCTGCGCAACCACGATCGGCGTGCCCCCTTTGCGTGCGACCAGTGCGATGCCACTTTCATCTTCGAAGTGGAGCTGATGAAGCATAAGAAGAGGCACAAGGAAGTTCGGCGTCAGAAGTGCCCAGAGTGCAACAAGGCCTTCCTTCGAAAGTGCCACCTGGCTAAGCACAGAAAGATACACACAGAGGAATGGCCGTTCAGGTGCAACATCTGCACGAGGAAGTTTACGCGCCAGACCCACTTGGCTGCACACATGCGAAAGCACGGAGATAAAACTGATGTGCAGCCATCAAACTCGTAG